Proteins encoded in a region of the Thunnus thynnus chromosome 8, fThuThy2.1, whole genome shotgun sequence genome:
- the bloc1s2 gene encoding biogenesis of lysosome-related organelles complex 1 subunit 2 gives MAATGDEAAAMDSISKAPAVQPAALNPAGSSDSHAEGPEDAAESLVSAPKKPSTNSDGGVETAEEAVEPAEPDINELCTDMFEKMALFLQGELTGTCEDYRLLENMNKLTSLKYMEMKDISINISRNLQDLNNKYASLQPYLDQINQIEEQVSTLEQAAYKLDAYSKKLEARFKKLEKR, from the exons atggctgcaacGGGTGACGAAGCCGCAGCAATGGACAGCATTTCCAAGGCACCCGCGGTCCAGCCAGCGGCTCTGAACCCGGCTGGAAGCTCCGACAGTCACGCAGAAGGACCAGAGGATGCAGCGGAGAGCCTGGTGTCCGCTCCCAAAAAGCCCAGCACCAATA GTGATGGAGGTGTGGAGACAGCAGAGGAGGCTGTGGAGCCTGCAGAGCCAGATATCAACGAGTTGTGCACTGATATGTTTGAAAAGATGGCTCTGTTCCTGCAAGGAGAACTCACAG GAACTTGTGAAGATTACCGGCTGTTGGAGAACATGAACAAGCTTACTAGTCTAAAATACATGGAAATGAAGGACATCAGCATCAACATCAGCCGTAACCTGCAGGATCTCAACAACAAGT ATGCCAGCCTCCAGCCCTACTTAGACCAAATAAATCAGATTGAGGAGCAAGTGTCTACACTTGAACAAGCTGCTTACAAACTGGACGCATACTCCAAGAAACTGG AAGCCAGATTCAAGAAACTGGAGAAGCggtga